A genomic stretch from Desertibacillus haloalkaliphilus includes:
- a CDS encoding CorA family divalent cation transporter has translation NMIMKTLTEISIVLTIPAIIFGFWGINVDVPFEKSSYGVFAVLIISVILSLICWFLLRRKTYL, from the coding sequence GAACATGATTATGAAAACTCTAACAGAGATATCAATCGTTTTGACTATTCCAGCGATTATTTTTGGTTTTTGGGGAATCAATGTCGATGTTCCGTTTGAAAAATCTTCTTATGGTGTTTTTGCTGTGCTGATTATCTCTGTTATACTAAGCCTAATTTGCTGGTTTTTGTTGCGACGCAAAACATATTTGTAA